The Candidatus Zymogenus saltonus genomic interval CTATTTAATAGGGATGTAATAATTTTCCAAGGAGAGTAAGATGGCCAAGAAGAAATTTGAGAGGACCAAGCCGCACGTAAACGTGGGAACGATCGGCCACATAGATCACGGGAAGACGACATTGAC includes:
- a CDS encoding elongation factor Tu gives rise to the protein MAKKKFERTKPHVNVGTIGHIDHGKTTLT